One Brachyspira pilosicoli P43/6/78 genomic window carries:
- a CDS encoding ankyrin repeat domain-containing protein has product MLKRLIFIILSLNILCLNNLYSQDYNEEEQNPPIDIPIIKAIAEDDINTLKNIINSGEDLEIRDEQGNTPLIWAALYGNVDIVRELINANVNINNTNNFGNTALMGAVLEGHYSTIKLLLDNKANINTTNNDGWSALMWSSVRGNIDIFNLLIEYGADINVADKNGNTPLMIASDSAYIEIVERLIMLKVDVNQANGLGDNALLMASISGNVDIVRKLIAAGANVHFRGSNGITAIIYASRFGRLDIVKELIKSKSDVNVAASDGTTPLIAASIDGYTDVIKELLRKKADVNKTNNSGYNALIIASIENHIDIVKELLVYKADINAVTEEGYTALMGASAAGNLDIVKILVDSGADINYKSKAGETASDIAKRKSHLEVYEFLSNISK; this is encoded by the coding sequence ATGTTAAAGAGATTAATATTTATAATTTTATCTTTAAATATTTTGTGTTTAAATAATTTATATTCTCAGGACTATAATGAAGAAGAGCAAAATCCTCCTATAGATATTCCTATTATTAAGGCTATTGCTGAAGATGATATTAATACTTTAAAAAATATTATAAATAGCGGTGAAGATTTAGAGATTAGAGATGAGCAGGGCAATACTCCTTTAATATGGGCGGCACTTTATGGAAATGTTGATATAGTAAGAGAGCTTATTAATGCTAATGTAAATATTAATAATACTAACAATTTTGGAAATACTGCTTTGATGGGTGCTGTGCTTGAGGGGCATTATTCTACAATTAAACTTTTATTAGATAATAAAGCAAACATTAATACAACAAACAATGATGGCTGGTCTGCTTTAATGTGGTCTTCTGTGAGGGGGAATATTGATATTTTTAATTTGCTTATAGAATATGGTGCTGATATTAATGTTGCTGATAAGAATGGTAATACTCCTTTGATGATAGCTTCTGATTCTGCTTATATAGAGATTGTTGAAAGGCTTATAATGTTAAAAGTTGATGTGAATCAGGCAAATGGTTTGGGAGATAATGCTTTACTTATGGCTTCTATATCTGGAAATGTTGATATTGTGAGGAAGTTAATTGCTGCTGGGGCTAATGTTCATTTTAGAGGTTCTAATGGAATTACTGCTATAATTTATGCTTCTAGGTTTGGAAGATTAGACATAGTAAAAGAGCTTATAAAAAGTAAAAGTGATGTAAATGTTGCTGCTTCTGACGGTACTACTCCTTTAATTGCTGCTTCTATAGACGGATATACTGATGTAATAAAAGAACTATTAAGAAAAAAAGCTGATGTTAATAAAACTAACAATTCTGGATATAATGCTTTAATTATAGCTTCAATAGAAAATCATATTGATATAGTAAAAGAGCTTTTAGTATACAAAGCTGATATTAATGCTGTTACAGAAGAGGGTTATACTGCTTTGATGGGGGCTTCTGCTGCAGGAAATTTGGATATTGTTAAGATATTAGTTGATTCTGGTGCTGATATTAATTACAAATCAAAGGCAGGAGAGACTGCTTCAGATATTGCTAAGAGGAAGAGTCATTTAGAAGTATATGAGTTTTTAAGCAATATTTCTAAATAA
- a CDS encoding MerR family transcriptional regulator: MARRDENNNIDKNAKRNINAFDVYYFIKNKKYALPKYSFILKSKKRLISIGEFLKLLENNNIKNMSINLLREWDNKELLPAYRVERGMIRTESRYYIMEHLDIVKEIVKLKSYGLEIREIEKVVFENKSFEILFLSKLIKNKELLMKMKYIVKNIKHIEDELVSSICNEVKNIFNINDDDFKETFNDKYLNTILNDYKSSNLNSDELSVLLLSLILLSLYNSYDNNSFDRKKFSKQFYSIISGNKTNTSP; the protein is encoded by the coding sequence ATGGCAAGAAGAGATGAAAACAATAATATAGATAAAAATGCCAAAAGAAATATAAATGCTTTTGATGTGTATTATTTTATAAAGAATAAAAAATATGCTTTGCCAAAATATTCATTTATTTTGAAAAGCAAAAAAAGATTAATATCTATAGGAGAATTTTTAAAACTTTTAGAAAATAACAATATAAAAAATATGAGTATTAATTTACTTAGGGAATGGGACAATAAAGAGCTTCTTCCTGCATATAGAGTTGAGAGGGGAATGATTAGAACAGAAAGCAGATACTACATAATGGAGCATCTTGATATTGTAAAAGAAATAGTGAAATTAAAATCTTATGGGCTTGAAATAAGAGAGATAGAAAAGGTTGTTTTTGAAAATAAATCTTTTGAAATACTTTTCTTGTCAAAATTAATAAAAAATAAGGAGCTGCTTATGAAGATGAAATACATTGTAAAAAACATAAAACATATAGAAGATGAATTAGTAAGTTCTATATGCAATGAAGTAAAAAATATATTTAACATTAATGATGATGATTTTAAAGAAACTTTTAATGATAAGTATTTAAACACTATATTAAATGATTATAAAAGCAGCAATTTAAATTCTGATGAATTAAGTGTATTGTTATTATCTTTAATACTTTTGAGTTTATACAATTCTTATGACAATAATTCTTTTGACAGGAAAAAATTCTCCAAACAATTTTACAGCATCATAAGTGGAAATAAAACTAATACCTCACCATAG
- a CDS encoding outer membrane beta-barrel protein, which translates to MKKLFLLIFSLFLIGSYSIFAADFGIGIVVPLGASISQSSITHKAGVDTKNGALSTSGAFEWGLGITPGFYKDFDDYMGFSLALDLAYHRDVFAYKESVATGNNSYSTVNTSYNFDTISIGLLPKFNIARFFIGIGGGVKIPLASSETTKTYNEQTQQLVDANNKYNFDSTKNKFDMFVIPYIKLTVDYLFFFNKEAAFGLGIYAGYDFGPSFKADDRFSKKSLGAFDIGAQISLYFVDN; encoded by the coding sequence ATGAAAAAGCTATTTCTTCTAATTTTTTCATTATTTTTAATTGGTTCATATAGTATTTTTGCTGCCGATTTTGGAATTGGTATAGTAGTTCCTCTTGGGGCTTCTATATCACAAAGTTCAATAACTCATAAAGCGGGTGTTGATACTAAAAATGGTGCTTTAAGTACATCTGGTGCTTTTGAATGGGGGCTTGGTATTACTCCTGGTTTTTATAAGGATTTTGATGATTATATGGGCTTTTCTTTGGCATTAGATTTAGCTTATCATAGAGATGTTTTTGCATACAAAGAAAGTGTGGCTACAGGAAATAATTCTTATTCTACTGTTAATACTTCTTATAATTTTGATACTATATCTATTGGACTTCTTCCTAAGTTTAATATAGCAAGATTTTTTATAGGGATTGGAGGAGGAGTTAAGATTCCTCTTGCTTCGAGTGAAACTACTAAAACATATAACGAACAAACTCAGCAATTAGTAGATGCCAATAATAAATATAATTTTGATAGTACAAAAAATAAATTTGATATGTTTGTAATACCTTATATAAAGCTTACTGTTGATTATTTATTTTTCTTTAATAAAGAAGCTGCATTCGGACTTGGAATATATGCAGGATATGATTTTGGTCCTTCATTTAAGGCAGATGATAGATTTAGCAAAAAGTCTTTGGGTGCTTTTGATATAGGTGCACAAATAAGTCTTTATTTTGTAGATAATTAA
- a CDS encoding tetratricopeptide repeat protein, producing the protein MKNYNVNNLIYFVNSSFKNKSYNLTLKLLEELIKRDKTFYKAYCLLGYIIFIKSENNKKKLKQAIKYFDISIKLQKYYPLSYYYKIKSKKKLMKINGKEVSKIKKEIKSDIAQLKKLANNYLIKNLIKNFLKNPLYYQNKKTLILKNIEEIKDYMIDFNNQKVKYDYSDIIENYNYFIETNNNMEYDLYNLRGFIKFNLNIYDEALEDFNISISKYSYGYYNRAKLKYRLKEYNEALNDFKEAKKIFMRESSSDVVDRIKCDHYIAWCNYELNNTDILFDDIEVDYKDDSLAYYNIAKLKLQLNKYDEAYKYFSKIDENCKNYKKVKYYIAVCKYKIDNNYDDIDFLENILKLISIYKKENDFGSVKNFSNEILEHIERFDKNSFNYNYYKVLALYHIYEIGNYNKKLKKQLTDILKSILMMIKDKKREYYIIKKMLTDLQRYGI; encoded by the coding sequence ATGAAAAATTATAATGTAAATAATTTAATATATTTTGTTAATAGTTCTTTCAAAAATAAATCATATAATTTAACACTAAAACTATTAGAAGAATTAATTAAGAGAGATAAAACTTTTTATAAAGCATATTGTTTATTAGGATATATTATTTTTATAAAGTCAGAAAATAATAAAAAAAAATTAAAACAAGCAATTAAGTATTTTGATATATCTATAAAGCTTCAGAAATATTATCCATTATCATATTATTATAAAATTAAGTCAAAAAAGAAATTAATGAAAATTAATGGTAAAGAAGTTTCTAAAATTAAAAAAGAAATAAAATCAGATATTGCTCAATTAAAAAAACTTGCAAATAATTATTTAATAAAAAATTTAATAAAAAATTTCTTAAAAAATCCATTATATTATCAAAATAAAAAAACTTTAATATTAAAAAATATTGAAGAGATAAAAGATTATATGATAGATTTTAATAATCAAAAAGTTAAATATGATTATTCTGATATTATAGAAAATTATAATTATTTTATAGAAACAAACAATAATATGGAATATGATTTATATAATTTGAGAGGTTTTATTAAATTCAATTTAAATATATATGATGAAGCTTTAGAAGATTTCAATATTTCAATAAGTAAATATTCGTATGGCTATTATAATAGGGCAAAACTTAAATACAGATTAAAAGAATATAATGAAGCTTTAAATGATTTTAAAGAAGCTAAAAAAATATTTATGAGAGAATCTTCTTCAGATGTTGTAGATAGAATAAAATGCGACCACTATATTGCTTGGTGTAATTATGAATTAAATAATACGGATATTCTTTTTGATGATATAGAAGTTGATTATAAAGATGATTCTTTAGCTTATTATAACATAGCAAAATTAAAACTTCAGTTAAATAAATATGATGAGGCTTATAAATATTTTTCTAAAATAGATGAAAATTGCAAAAATTACAAAAAAGTAAAATATTATATTGCAGTGTGTAAATATAAAATTGATAATAATTATGATGATATAGACTTTTTAGAAAATATTTTAAAATTAATCTCTATTTATAAAAAAGAGAACGATTTTGGGAGTGTGAAGAATTTTAGCAATGAAATTTTAGAGCATATTGAAAGATTTGATAAAAACTCTTTTAATTATAATTATTATAAGGTTTTAGCATTATATCATATTTATGAAATTGGAAATTATAATAAAAAATTAAAAAAGCAATTAACGGATATTTTAAAAAGTATACTTATGATGATAAAAGATAAAAAAAGAGAATATTATATAATAAAAAAAATGTTGACGGATTTACAAAGATATGGCATCTGA
- a CDS encoding alkaline phosphatase: MIQLLPILLLSAFFIGCGQQPYTNLENTPKAKNVIVLIADGQSSDVITYSRWFKGGDSLAIDEMLSGAVRTHNADSPIADSAPAGTALATGYKSSYQQFIGILPDEAILPNSSIPTEARAPIANVLEAAQLLGKSTGVISTSEIMHATPAAFSAHDITRKDYDDLSEQQVFQDIDVILGGGYKFFTKEARKDGKDLISEITNLGYSLIRTSDELDSFRGDKVVGLFADADLAYEIDREETTQPSLAQMTSKAIDILSKNDKGFFLIVEASKVDWAAHANDPVGLVSDTLAYVDAVKAALDFAKKDNNTMVIAVTDHGNSGFTMGNYDTSSDYHKRTLESFIEPVKKASRSAEYVARKIEAGEDIKIAMQKYYAIDDMTEEEVNSLRGKTGDDLHYAIGPILAKRAYLGFSTHGHTGEDVPLYTYLPNNKRIIGLIDNTDIAKNIASAMEINLDESTKKLFMSEDELKKAGVELTSDGNILTMHIGDKTAQIMKNRNIIIVNGERKTLDGVVVYNESKWYFPSQVLDILK; the protein is encoded by the coding sequence ATGATTCAATTATTACCTATTCTTCTTTTATCCGCATTTTTTATCGGATGCGGTCAACAGCCTTACACTAATTTAGAAAACACCCCAAAAGCTAAAAACGTTATAGTACTAATTGCAGACGGACAAAGCTCTGATGTAATCACATACTCAAGATGGTTTAAAGGCGGCGATTCATTAGCAATAGATGAGATGTTAAGCGGAGCAGTGAGAACTCATAATGCTGATTCTCCTATAGCCGATTCAGCACCTGCAGGTACAGCTTTAGCTACAGGCTATAAATCATCTTATCAGCAGTTTATAGGTATACTTCCAGATGAAGCTATACTTCCTAATTCATCAATACCTACAGAAGCAAGAGCTCCTATAGCAAATGTGTTGGAGGCAGCTCAGCTTCTTGGTAAATCTACAGGAGTAATTTCTACTTCAGAAATTATGCATGCCACTCCTGCAGCTTTTTCTGCTCATGACATCACTAGAAAAGATTATGACGACTTAAGCGAACAGCAAGTGTTTCAAGATATAGATGTTATATTAGGAGGAGGGTATAAGTTTTTTACTAAAGAGGCTAGAAAAGACGGAAAAGATCTAATATCAGAAATAACTAATTTAGGCTATTCTCTAATTAGAACTTCAGATGAATTGGATTCTTTTAGAGGTGATAAAGTTGTAGGACTTTTTGCTGATGCAGATTTAGCTTATGAGATAGACAGAGAAGAGACAACTCAGCCTTCATTAGCTCAAATGACTTCAAAGGCTATAGATATACTTTCTAAAAATGACAAAGGTTTCTTCTTGATTGTAGAGGCTTCAAAAGTTGACTGGGCAGCTCATGCTAATGACCCTGTTGGATTAGTTTCTGATACTTTAGCTTATGTTGATGCTGTAAAAGCTGCATTAGATTTTGCTAAAAAAGATAATAATACTATGGTTATAGCTGTAACTGACCATGGAAACAGCGGTTTTACTATGGGTAATTATGATACTTCTTCAGATTATCACAAAAGAACATTAGAAAGTTTTATAGAGCCTGTAAAAAAAGCTTCTCGTTCTGCTGAGTATGTGGCAAGAAAAATAGAAGCTGGAGAAGATATAAAAATAGCTATGCAAAAATATTATGCTATAGATGATATGACAGAAGAAGAGGTTAATTCTCTTAGAGGAAAAACAGGCGATGATTTACATTATGCTATAGGACCAATATTAGCAAAAAGAGCTTATTTAGGTTTCAGCACACATGGTCATACTGGAGAAGATGTTCCTCTATATACATATTTGCCAAACAACAAAAGAATTATAGGACTTATAGATAATACTGATATAGCTAAAAATATTGCCTCTGCTATGGAAATAAATTTAGATGAATCTACAAAAAAATTATTTATGAGTGAAGATGAATTAAAAAAGGCAGGTGTGGAATTAACATCAGACGGTAATATACTTACTATGCATATTGGAGATAAAACTGCTCAAATAATGAAAAATAGAAATATAATAATTGTAAATGGAGAGAGAAAAACTTTAGACGGTGTAGTTGTTTACAATGAATCTAAATGGTATTTCCCTTCTCAGGTTTTAGATATATTAAAATAA
- a CDS encoding Bor/Iss family lipoprotein: MKKFIVLMFVVALFATSCISQHRHVVGNGPQTGVKVERKQWYALWGLVPVGFVDTKELAGDAKDYEIYTRQNAGDFFLNLLTGIVTFQSRTVTVTK; encoded by the coding sequence ATGAAAAAGTTTATTGTTCTCATGTTTGTTGTGGCATTATTTGCTACTTCATGTATATCACAGCATAGACACGTAGTTGGTAATGGACCTCAAACTGGTGTAAAAGTAGAGAGAAAGCAGTGGTATGCTTTATGGGGATTAGTTCCTGTTGGTTTTGTAGACACTAAAGAATTGGCAGGCGATGCAAAAGATTATGAGATATATACTAGACAAAATGCTGGAGACTTTTTCTTAAATCTTTTAACAGGTATAGTTACTTTCCAAAGCAGAACAGTAACAGTTACTAAATAA